A single region of the Desulfovibrio sp. genome encodes:
- the sfsA gene encoding DNA/RNA nuclease SfsA: protein MSSEPKNAAHTAAADISRPSCGGQPDLASTAPLLPLPPHCIVAAFVARRKRFSVLLQHQGVDLWVHSNNSGSMLGLCLPGAPVLASPASNPDRKLKYTQECVWLARRAVPELAENTHESGAYESGAHSPASGFWVGVNTSTPNRMLEAAFHARRLPFAQGYTTLVREAKRGQSRLDGLLTAPGLPPLWVECKNVTMVEDNAACFPDAASERGQKHLRELMDIVACGERAAMLYLVQRPDGECFAPADFIDPAYAALFYEALSAGVEMYPFRALVSPAGIDLGPMLPVRPQHL, encoded by the coding sequence ATGAGCTCTGAACCCAAAAATGCAGCACATACAGCCGCTGCGGATATCTCCCGGCCCTCATGCGGAGGCCAGCCCGACCTCGCCAGTACTGCCCCGCTGCTGCCCTTGCCGCCCCACTGCATTGTGGCCGCCTTTGTGGCGCGCCGCAAACGCTTCAGCGTGCTGTTGCAGCATCAGGGCGTAGACCTGTGGGTGCACAGCAACAATTCGGGCAGCATGCTGGGGTTGTGCCTGCCGGGCGCGCCGGTGCTGGCATCCCCGGCAAGCAATCCTGACCGCAAGCTCAAATATACGCAGGAATGCGTGTGGCTGGCGCGCAGGGCCGTGCCTGAACTGGCTGAGAACACGCACGAATCTGGCGCATACGAATCTGGCGCTCACTCCCCTGCCAGCGGCTTCTGGGTGGGCGTGAACACAAGCACCCCCAACCGTATGCTTGAGGCGGCCTTTCATGCGCGCCGCCTGCCCTTTGCCCAGGGGTACACCACCCTCGTGCGCGAGGCCAAACGCGGGCAAAGCAGGCTGGACGGCCTGCTCACGGCTCCCGGCCTGCCGCCCCTGTGGGTGGAGTGCAAAAACGTCACCATGGTGGAAGACAACGCCGCCTGCTTCCCCGATGCTGCCAGCGAACGCGGGCAAAAGCACCTGCGCGAACTCATGGACATTGTGGCCTGCGGCGAACGCGCAGCCATGCTCTATCTGGTGCAGCGTCCGGACGGGGAATGCTTTGCTCCGGCGGATTTCATTGATCCGGCTTATGCCGCCCTGTTTTATGAGGCGCTCTCCGCAGGGGTGGAGATGTATCCCTTCCGCGCACTGGTCAGCCCTGCTGGCATAGACCTTGGCCCCATGCTGCCCGTGCGACCGCAGCACCTGTAA
- a CDS encoding methylated-DNA--[protein]-cysteine S-methyltransferase, translating to MNSKQKKEPPHAAQALTREVPLIGAVRIVERGGSIVRLDLGPTAPFEPLKDTMEQETPLLDEAFKQLGEYLTGKRRDFDLPLAPEGTDFQRGVWRTLQTIPYGQTRSYRQVAEAANCPKGYRAVGLANNRNPIAIFIPCHRVIGADGKMVGYGGGLPIKEALLHLEGYL from the coding sequence ATGAACAGCAAACAAAAAAAAGAACCTCCCCATGCAGCGCAGGCCCTGACGCGCGAAGTGCCGCTCATCGGCGCCGTGCGTATTGTGGAGCGCGGGGGAAGCATAGTCCGACTTGATCTTGGCCCCACGGCACCCTTTGAACCATTGAAAGATACTATGGAACAGGAAACGCCCCTGCTGGACGAAGCCTTCAAGCAACTGGGCGAATATCTGACCGGGAAGCGCCGCGATTTTGATTTGCCCCTTGCCCCCGAGGGCACGGACTTTCAGCGCGGCGTGTGGCGTACCCTGCAAACGATACCCTACGGGCAGACCCGCAGCTACAGGCAGGTAGCCGAAGCCGCCAATTGCCCCAAGGGATACCGGGCGGTAGGCCTTGCCAATAATCGCAACCCCATTGCCATATTCATTCCCTGCCACCGCGTTATCGGCGCGGACGGCAAAATGGTGGGCTACGGCGGCGGATTGCCGATCAAGGAAGCCCTGTTGCACCTGGAGGGCTACCTGTAG
- a CDS encoding MFS transporter produces MDKKKILLVSLGHLSCDINGGALPAILPFLRSAFDLSYQATGGLMFAYSCLSSMIQPLFGLLSDRFSKPWFIPVGVLLAGCGLAAIGWMSGYWGIFAAIGLSGIGAALFHPEGARFANAVSGQNKGTGMSLFSIGGNGGFVLGPLLATACLGAFGLTGTTVFALLAVITASILVWSIARMGATKKVGAAAGGKAGPALGAEGETPGENNWREFSKLTVSIVTRSITFVGFNTFIPLYWVSAFGQSTATGAVALTFFSVCGVISNFFGGMLSDKFGYRAVIRGVFALLPPVVAVFSLSNNLYAAWALLPLLGFVLYAPFSAQVVLGQQYLAKNIGFASGITLGLATSLGGVVAPLLGWIADNYGMAATFQSLAALSIVGAIFAYSLKPVTVKKEKKA; encoded by the coding sequence ATGGACAAAAAGAAAATACTCCTCGTGTCGTTAGGGCATTTGTCGTGCGATATTAACGGCGGGGCCTTGCCCGCCATACTGCCTTTTTTGCGGTCGGCTTTTGATCTGAGCTATCAGGCCACGGGCGGGCTGATGTTTGCCTACTCCTGCCTGTCATCCATGATCCAGCCGCTGTTCGGCCTGCTTTCAGACAGGTTTTCCAAACCCTGGTTCATCCCTGTGGGCGTGCTGCTGGCGGGCTGCGGCCTCGCGGCCATTGGCTGGATGTCCGGCTACTGGGGGATTTTTGCGGCTATCGGCCTGAGCGGCATTGGCGCGGCCCTGTTCCACCCCGAAGGTGCGCGTTTTGCCAATGCCGTGTCGGGGCAGAACAAGGGCACGGGCATGAGCCTGTTTTCCATTGGCGGTAACGGGGGCTTTGTGCTTGGGCCGCTTCTGGCCACGGCCTGCCTTGGGGCCTTTGGCCTGACCGGCACGACGGTTTTTGCCTTGCTGGCTGTGATAACAGCGAGCATCCTGGTGTGGTCAATCGCCCGCATGGGCGCTACCAAGAAGGTGGGCGCGGCGGCAGGCGGCAAGGCCGGGCCAGCACTTGGGGCGGAGGGGGAAACCCCCGGCGAGAACAACTGGCGGGAATTTTCTAAGCTGACGGTCTCCATTGTGACCCGTTCCATCACCTTTGTGGGCTTTAACACCTTTATTCCGCTCTACTGGGTCAGCGCCTTCGGGCAGTCCACGGCAACGGGCGCGGTGGCCCTGACCTTTTTCAGCGTATGCGGTGTTATCAGTAACTTTTTTGGCGGGATGCTTTCTGACAAATTTGGCTACCGCGCCGTCATCCGCGGAGTATTCGCCCTGCTGCCACCAGTGGTTGCGGTATTCAGCCTGAGCAACAACCTGTACGCGGCATGGGCCTTGCTGCCGCTGCTGGGCTTTGTGCTGTACGCGCCATTCAGCGCGCAGGTGGTGCTGGGCCAGCAGTATCTTGCCAAGAACATCGGCTTTGCCTCGGGCATTACCCTTGGCCTGGCAACCAGCCTTGGCGGCGTGGTTGCCCCGCTGCTCGGCTGGATTGCAGACAACTACGGCATGGCAGCCACTTTTCAGTCGCTGGCGGCGCTTTCCATTGTGGGCGCGATTTTTGCCTATTCCCTCAAACCCGTAACCGTGAAGAAGGAAAAGAAGGCATGA
- a CDS encoding pyridoxal phosphate-dependent aminotransferase, producing MQISDRLSSIKPSLTLSVNSRALELKAQGISVISLAVGEPDFPTPKHVCEAAKAAIDDNFCRYTAVPGIPELRKAAGAYFERNYGVPVPMESIVIGAGGKHCLYNFMQATLNPGDEVLVPAPYWLSYPDMVMLTGATPVPVLAGPEQGFKVTPAMLEAHTTDKTRLLILNSPSNPTGAVYTEPEFTAIMDWAIARGLFVLSDEIYDQLVFAPAKMTSAIGWFAKYPEQVAVLNGLSKSYAMTGWRVGFLAAHPTLIKKISAMQGHSTSNICSIAQKAGLAALTGSMECVDKMREAFVRRRDFAMKIIEGWPFAICPKPDGAFYLFLDVSKCYGGSVNNSTDLCTLLLDKAHVAVVPGAAFGDDKCIRFSYAVGDEVLKGALESIGKVLAELAAEPK from the coding sequence ATGCAGATTTCAGACCGTCTGAGCAGTATCAAACCTTCTCTGACACTCAGTGTCAACAGCCGCGCCCTCGAGCTTAAGGCCCAGGGCATTTCAGTAATCAGCCTTGCCGTGGGCGAGCCGGACTTTCCCACGCCCAAACACGTTTGCGAGGCTGCCAAAGCGGCTATTGACGACAATTTTTGCCGCTACACCGCCGTGCCGGGCATTCCCGAACTCCGCAAGGCTGCGGGCGCGTATTTTGAAAGAAACTACGGCGTTCCGGTTCCAATGGAATCCATTGTTATCGGCGCGGGCGGCAAGCACTGCCTCTATAATTTCATGCAGGCCACGCTCAACCCCGGCGACGAGGTGCTTGTGCCTGCCCCGTACTGGCTCAGCTACCCCGATATGGTCATGCTGACCGGCGCAACCCCCGTGCCTGTGCTGGCCGGGCCGGAACAGGGCTTCAAGGTGACGCCCGCCATGCTTGAGGCGCACACCACGGATAAAACCAGGCTGCTCATTCTGAACTCGCCCAGCAACCCCACTGGCGCGGTCTACACCGAGCCCGAGTTTACAGCCATTATGGACTGGGCAATTGCGCGCGGGCTGTTTGTGCTCTCTGATGAAATTTACGACCAGCTTGTGTTCGCCCCTGCCAAAATGACCAGCGCCATCGGCTGGTTTGCCAAGTACCCCGAGCAGGTGGCCGTGCTCAACGGCCTCTCGAAGAGCTACGCCATGACAGGCTGGCGCGTGGGCTTTTTGGCTGCGCACCCGACCCTGATCAAAAAGATATCGGCCATGCAGGGCCACAGCACCTCGAATATCTGCTCCATCGCGCAGAAGGCGGGCCTTGCGGCCCTGACCGGCAGCATGGAATGCGTGGACAAAATGCGCGAGGCCTTTGTGCGGCGGCGCGATTTTGCCATGAAGATCATTGAGGGCTGGCCCTTTGCCATCTGCCCCAAGCCCGATGGCGCGTTCTACCTCTTTTTGGACGTCTCCAAGTGCTATGGCGGCAGCGTGAACAATTCCACCGACCTTTGCACACTGCTGCTCGACAAGGCCCACGTGGCCGTGGTGCCGGGCGCGGCCTTTGGCGACGACAAGTGCATCCGCTTCTCGTATGCTGTGGGGGATGAAGTGCTCAAGGGCGCACTGGAAAGCATCGGCAAGGTGCTTGCCGAGCTGGCTGCGGAGCCTAAATAG
- a CDS encoding sirohydrochlorin cobaltochelatase, whose product MLRATPHSILHYFTRTLLPILLLCAVMGAPALAPAAESGAESPKAGVLLVAFGTSVPEALASMKAVDAEFKAAFPGQPVVWAYTSQIIRKKIAAEGHPVGGISDGLAQLAKDGVKVVRVQSLHVMAGEEFSALERAVLIDLQKNPGRFDAVFLGRPMLESKKDAQELIQAIREDVKSLRGKDAALVLMGHGQSHGRADLTFEGTRAVFHDADKRVFMATVEGARSVDDLLVELKAAKVKKVVIEPLMLVAGDHAHNDMAGDEDDSWASKLKAAGFKVETNLKGLGQIAGARAILVRHAREAADDLTKEPKKQ is encoded by the coding sequence ATGCTGCGTGCTACGCCGCATTCCATTTTGCATTATTTCACCCGTACCCTTTTGCCCATTCTTTTGCTGTGCGCCGTCATGGGCGCGCCTGCGCTTGCTCCTGCCGCTGAATCCGGCGCAGAGAGCCCCAAAGCAGGCGTGTTGCTGGTGGCCTTTGGCACCAGCGTTCCCGAAGCCCTGGCTTCCATGAAGGCCGTGGATGCGGAGTTCAAGGCCGCTTTTCCTGGTCAGCCGGTGGTGTGGGCCTATACCTCGCAGATTATCCGCAAAAAAATAGCCGCCGAGGGGCATCCCGTGGGCGGCATCAGCGATGGCCTCGCCCAGCTTGCCAAGGACGGCGTCAAGGTCGTGCGCGTACAGTCGCTGCACGTCATGGCGGGCGAGGAGTTCAGCGCGCTTGAACGGGCCGTGCTTATCGACCTGCAAAAAAATCCGGGCCGCTTTGACGCAGTGTTTCTTGGCCGCCCCATGCTGGAATCGAAAAAAGACGCGCAGGAACTCATTCAGGCCATCAGGGAAGACGTCAAATCTCTGCGCGGCAAGGATGCAGCCCTGGTGCTCATGGGCCACGGCCAGAGCCATGGCCGCGCGGATCTGACCTTTGAAGGTACGCGCGCCGTGTTCCACGATGCGGACAAACGCGTGTTTATGGCGACAGTAGAGGGCGCGCGCAGCGTGGACGACCTGCTGGTGGAGCTCAAGGCCGCCAAGGTCAAGAAAGTGGTTATCGAACCGCTCATGCTGGTGGCTGGCGATCATGCGCACAACGACATGGCCGGGGATGAAGACGATTCCTGGGCCTCGAAACTCAAAGCAGCCGGCTTCAAGGTGGAGACCAACCTCAAGGGTTTGGGCCAGATTGCCGGTGCGCGCGCCATACTGGTGCGCCATGCCCGCGAAGCTGCCGATGACCTGACCAAGGAACCCAAGAAGCAGTAG
- a CDS encoding type II asparaginase: MKTTTFPAHAGHAAPRPAATTVRAAPTKDYLTCADIWLAASLAGHDFVPAAFWRGQRAAMAENYLPSSQVLLLTADGEPAAFAATLPDGNCTYLAGLFVLPRWWGRGLGRQLLKLVQEQVLAELPDQKNASLRCTVYEKNSRALAFYARVGFITAGRSICPHTNEPQTDMLWTAAHTVHDKAAATCRPQAKHAAGATMSNHSSSSASSSAISLPKVALIATGGTIAGVAPTPLEQISYQAGVLTVDSMLETLPGIEGVARITSVQCGNLPSENITPEHWAMLGEQCAKALDDPEICGVVLTHGTDTLEESAFYLHLTFASPKPVVLTGSMRPATSLSADGPINIRDAVAVAACPQAQARGALLVMNSRVLSARTAVKVATLDVEAFRALESGCLGRVINGEPQFYYGGEENPALAGTFAELAGRKNLPRVDVIYGCAGMPVDLVRYSVERSAGIVLAGMGNGSMPDAVRHELRQAIAGGIPVIRCSRTGSGPVTPLDEYEGFVPGGMLSPAKARVLLMLALEQQKEAEPAARMLSVREVFALGAKL, from the coding sequence ATGAAAACGACAACTTTTCCCGCCCACGCCGGGCATGCCGCACCACGCCCGGCTGCAACAACAGTCAGGGCCGCACCTACCAAAGATTATTTGACCTGCGCCGACATCTGGCTGGCGGCCTCTCTGGCAGGGCATGACTTTGTGCCTGCAGCGTTCTGGCGCGGGCAGCGGGCGGCTATGGCGGAAAACTATCTGCCTTCATCGCAGGTCTTATTGCTGACCGCCGATGGAGAGCCCGCCGCATTTGCCGCAACCCTGCCGGACGGCAACTGCACGTATCTGGCGGGATTGTTCGTGCTGCCCCGCTGGTGGGGCCGAGGCCTTGGGCGGCAACTGCTGAAACTGGTGCAGGAACAGGTGCTGGCTGAACTCCCAGACCAGAAGAACGCCAGCCTCCGCTGCACTGTATACGAAAAAAACAGCCGCGCACTGGCATTCTATGCCCGCGTGGGTTTTATCACCGCCGGGCGCAGCATCTGCCCGCATACCAACGAACCGCAGACAGATATGCTCTGGACTGCGGCGCACACAGTTCACGACAAAGCGGCTGCAACCTGCCGTCCCCAGGCAAAGCACGCCGCAGGAGCCACCATGAGCAATCATTCTTCGTCATCGGCCAGTTCCAGCGCAATCTCCCTGCCCAAGGTGGCCCTTATTGCCACGGGCGGCACCATTGCGGGCGTTGCCCCCACGCCGCTTGAGCAGATCAGCTATCAGGCGGGGGTGCTCACCGTTGACAGCATGCTCGAAACCCTGCCCGGCATTGAGGGCGTGGCCCGCATCACCAGTGTGCAATGCGGCAACCTGCCCAGCGAGAACATCACCCCCGAACATTGGGCCATGCTGGGCGAGCAGTGCGCCAAGGCGCTGGACGACCCCGAAATCTGCGGCGTGGTGCTGACCCACGGTACAGACACGCTGGAAGAATCGGCCTTCTATCTGCACCTCACCTTTGCCAGCCCCAAGCCCGTGGTGCTGACCGGCTCCATGCGGCCCGCCACCTCGCTGAGCGCAGACGGCCCCATCAACATACGCGATGCCGTGGCTGTGGCTGCCTGCCCGCAGGCGCAGGCGCGCGGCGCGCTGCTGGTCATGAACAGCCGGGTGCTCTCGGCCCGCACGGCGGTGAAGGTCGCCACGCTTGATGTGGAGGCCTTTCGCGCTCTGGAATCGGGCTGCCTTGGCCGGGTTATCAACGGCGAACCCCAATTTTACTACGGCGGCGAGGAAAATCCCGCTCTGGCCGGAACCTTTGCCGAGCTTGCGGGCCGCAAAAACCTGCCTCGCGTGGATGTGATTTACGGTTGCGCGGGCATGCCTGTTGATCTTGTGCGCTATTCCGTGGAGCGCAGCGCGGGCATAGTGCTGGCTGGCATGGGCAACGGTTCCATGCCCGATGCCGTGCGCCACGAGCTGCGGCAGGCCATTGCCGGGGGCATCCCTGTTATCCGGTGTAGCCGCACCGGCTCTGGCCCGGTGACACCCCTTGATGAATACGAGGGCTTTGTGCCCGGCGGCATGCTTTCACCCGCCAAGGCCCGCGTGCTGCTCATGCTGGCGCTGGAGCAGCAAAAGGAGGCCGAACCCGCCGCGCGCATGCTTTCGGTGCGCGAAGTGTTCGCCCTTGGGGCCAAACTGTAG
- a CDS encoding DMT family transporter has product MSPSILLAILFAAFLHALWNIIVKSGENKLFETGLNAFGACVGALCLLPLLPPLPQAAWPYLGMSCLCHLGYYICISAAYERVDMSFAYTVMRGCAPLLTSLALLAFGVNMSAGAWCGVLTLCAGILCLATDNMRRGYGWSEVFISLRTSCVIMGYTLADGLGARESGNAATYTTWIFLINALPVHVYILWRHGWSYVSYARKRLAVGTFGGLASMGSYGIALWAMTLAPIAVVAALRETSVIFGMLLAMWLLHERFTPLRGFSVLLVVGGAALLKLA; this is encoded by the coding sequence ATGTCCCCATCAATACTGCTCGCCATTCTCTTTGCCGCGTTTCTGCACGCGCTTTGGAATATTATTGTCAAAAGCGGTGAGAACAAGCTGTTTGAAACAGGATTGAACGCCTTTGGCGCTTGCGTGGGGGCCTTGTGCCTGCTGCCTCTTTTGCCGCCTCTGCCGCAGGCTGCGTGGCCTTATCTTGGCATGTCGTGTCTGTGCCATCTTGGGTATTACATCTGCATTTCTGCCGCATATGAGCGGGTAGACATGTCTTTTGCCTATACCGTAATGCGCGGCTGCGCGCCCTTGCTCACCTCGCTGGCCCTGCTGGCCTTTGGCGTAAATATGTCTGCGGGCGCATGGTGCGGTGTGCTGACGCTTTGCGCCGGTATTCTGTGCCTTGCCACGGATAATATGCGCCGTGGCTATGGGTGGAGCGAAGTTTTTATCTCGTTGCGCACATCATGTGTCATTATGGGGTACACGCTGGCGGACGGCCTTGGTGCGCGCGAAAGCGGCAACGCTGCCACCTACACTACCTGGATTTTTTTGATCAACGCGCTCCCCGTGCATGTTTACATTCTGTGGCGGCATGGCTGGAGCTACGTAAGCTATGCCCGTAAGCGGCTTGCCGTGGGTACGTTTGGCGGCTTGGCGAGCATGGGCTCATACGGTATTGCCCTGTGGGCAATGACCCTTGCGCCCATAGCCGTGGTGGCGGCCCTGCGCGAAACCTCGGTGATCTTTGGCATGCTGCTGGCCATGTGGCTGCTGCACGAGCGCTTTACGCCCTTGCGCGGATTTTCTGTTCTGCTGGTTGTTGGTGGTGCAGCACTGCTCAAGCTGGCCTGA
- a CDS encoding phenylacetate--CoA ligase yields the protein MSYRFIPQLTDEDIRQKQLEGLRYTVRQAWNSPQYRAKLEACGLKPDDITSLDDLRRLPTCDVEDLREGYPLPLLCVPPRDVARIHASSGTTGKRKILAYTQRDIDTFSLQIARCFELAGFTPEDRMQLAVGYGLWTAGAGFQAGSERLGMLTVPVGPGNLEMHLQLLQDLDATGFTATASMALLLAEEVERADLRGKIKLKRMVCGSETRSEKMRLAIESKLGLEGCYDIGGMTEMYGPGTAIDCDAHEGLHYWADLFIIEVLDPATMQPVAEGEVGEMVVTSLCKEAVPLLRYRTHDLSRLLPGKCSCGLAMPRHDRILGRSDDMIIYRGVNIYPGQLMEVIGQFAELGGEYQVELTRDDRSLDHLALTVERGQGQTAGNDAALAHELETRLHKAIMARVSVSVADYASLPRTFSKSKRVVDKR from the coding sequence ATGTCGTATCGCTTTATTCCCCAGCTCACCGATGAGGATATCCGCCAGAAACAGCTTGAAGGTCTGCGCTACACCGTGCGCCAGGCCTGGAATTCGCCCCAGTACAGGGCAAAGCTGGAAGCCTGCGGCCTGAAGCCGGACGACATCACAAGCCTGGACGACCTGCGCCGCCTGCCCACCTGCGATGTGGAAGACCTGCGCGAGGGCTATCCCCTGCCGCTTCTCTGCGTACCGCCGCGTGATGTGGCGCGCATCCATGCCTCCAGCGGCACCACGGGCAAACGCAAAATTCTGGCCTACACCCAGCGCGACATTGATACGTTCAGCCTCCAGATTGCCCGCTGCTTTGAGCTGGCGGGCTTTACCCCCGAAGACCGCATGCAGCTTGCCGTGGGCTATGGCCTGTGGACGGCTGGCGCGGGCTTTCAGGCAGGCAGCGAACGGCTTGGCATGCTCACCGTGCCTGTGGGGCCGGGCAACCTTGAAATGCACTTGCAGCTTTTGCAGGATCTGGACGCTACCGGCTTTACAGCCACGGCATCCATGGCCCTGCTGCTGGCAGAAGAAGTGGAACGCGCCGACCTGCGAGGCAAGATCAAGCTCAAGCGCATGGTCTGCGGTTCAGAAACCCGCAGTGAAAAGATGCGCCTTGCCATTGAAAGCAAGCTCGGCCTTGAGGGCTGTTACGACATCGGCGGCATGACAGAAATGTACGGCCCTGGCACCGCCATCGACTGCGATGCCCACGAAGGCCTGCACTACTGGGCCGACCTTTTCATCATTGAAGTGCTCGACCCCGCCACCATGCAGCCCGTTGCCGAAGGCGAAGTGGGCGAAATGGTCGTTACCAGCCTGTGCAAGGAGGCCGTGCCCCTGCTGCGCTACCGCACCCACGATCTTTCGCGCCTGCTGCCGGGCAAATGCTCGTGCGGCCTTGCCATGCCGCGCCATGACCGCATCCTCGGACGCTCGGACGACATGATCATTTACCGTGGCGTGAACATTTACCCCGGTCAGCTCATGGAAGTCATCGGCCAGTTTGCGGAGCTTGGCGGCGAGTATCAGGTGGAACTCACCCGCGACGATCGCTCCCTCGACCATCTGGCCCTCACCGTGGAACGCGGGCAGGGTCAGACCGCAGGCAACGATGCCGCCCTGGCCCATGAGCTTGAAACCCGTTTGCACAAGGCCATCATGGCCCGCGTTTCCGTGAGCGTGGCGGACTACGCCAGCTTGCCGCGTACCTTCAGCAAATCCAAGCGCGTGGTGGACAAGCGCTAG
- a CDS encoding 30S ribosomal protein S1: MAGLETGHDNEINFESALENYLNPDFGDLEEGSITKGEIVRVDDDNVLVDVNFKSEGQIPAAEFRDPAGNISVKVGDRVDVYVVRKNENDGTITLSFEKAKRMQVFDQLEDVQENNRVIKGHIVRRIKGGYTVDIGGVEAFLPGSHVDLRPVPDMDALVNQEFEFRVLKINRRRSNVIVSRRVLLEEERDSKRQDLLRTLEENQIVTGKAKNITEYGVFVDLGGLDGLLHITDMSWKRIRHPKEMITIGQELTLKVLSFDRDNNKVSLGLKQLVPDPWQDISARFPEGAKCSGKVTNLVDYGAFVELEPGVEGLVHISEMSWTRKLRHPSQMVHTGDEVEVVILGVDGDKKRISLGMKQVRPNPWELVAEKYPEGTVLEGVIKNITEFGMFIGIEDGIDGLIHVSDISWTKKVRHPNELYKVGDTVQAKVLTVDQENEKFTLGVKQLVDDPWGHVPNTYPVGCTIKGIVTNITDFGLFVEVEEGIEGLVHVSELSSKKVKTPAEIYKEGQEIQAKVIHVSAEERRLGLSIKQIKDEEERRKPKEFHSGPQEAGQSLGDLLKQKFEESENS, translated from the coding sequence ATGGCAGGTTTGGAAACCGGGCACGACAACGAAATCAATTTCGAAAGCGCCCTTGAAAACTACCTCAATCCCGATTTCGGCGATCTTGAGGAAGGCTCTATCACGAAGGGCGAAATCGTCCGCGTGGATGATGACAATGTGCTTGTTGACGTGAACTTTAAGTCCGAAGGGCAGATTCCCGCGGCAGAATTCCGCGACCCCGCCGGCAACATTTCCGTCAAAGTGGGCGATCGTGTTGACGTTTACGTTGTTCGCAAGAACGAAAACGACGGCACCATCACTCTTTCTTTCGAGAAAGCCAAGCGCATGCAGGTGTTCGACCAGCTCGAAGACGTGCAGGAAAACAACCGGGTCATCAAGGGCCACATTGTCCGCCGCATCAAGGGTGGCTACACCGTGGACATCGGCGGTGTGGAAGCGTTTTTGCCCGGTTCACATGTGGATCTGCGCCCCGTGCCGGATATGGATGCCCTGGTCAACCAGGAATTCGAATTCCGCGTGCTCAAGATCAACCGCCGCCGCAGCAACGTTATCGTTTCTCGCCGCGTGCTGCTTGAAGAGGAGCGCGATTCCAAACGCCAGGATCTGCTGCGCACCCTTGAAGAAAACCAGATCGTTACCGGTAAGGCCAAGAACATCACCGAATACGGCGTGTTTGTTGACCTCGGCGGCCTCGACGGCCTGCTGCACATCACCGACATGAGCTGGAAGCGCATTCGCCATCCCAAGGAAATGATCACCATCGGTCAGGAACTGACCCTGAAGGTGCTTTCCTTCGATCGCGACAACAACAAAGTTTCCCTCGGCCTCAAGCAGCTCGTGCCCGACCCGTGGCAGGACATCTCCGCCCGCTTCCCTGAAGGGGCCAAGTGCAGCGGCAAGGTCACCAACCTGGTTGACTACGGCGCATTTGTGGAACTGGAACCCGGCGTTGAAGGCCTGGTGCACATTTCCGAAATGTCCTGGACCCGCAAGCTGCGTCATCCTTCCCAGATGGTTCACACCGGCGACGAAGTCGAAGTGGTCATCCTGGGCGTGGACGGCGACAAGAAGCGCATCAGCCTCGGCATGAAGCAGGTTCGCCCCAATCCCTGGGAACTGGTTGCTGAAAAGTACCCCGAAGGCACCGTCCTTGAAGGCGTCATCAAGAACATCACCGAATTCGGCATGTTCATTGGCATCGAAGACGGCATCGACGGTCTTATCCACGTTTCCGACATTTCCTGGACCAAGAAAGTGCGTCATCCCAACGAACTGTACAAGGTGGGCGACACCGTGCAGGCCAAGGTGCTGACCGTGGATCAGGAAAACGAAAAGTTCACCCTCGGCGTGAAGCAGCTGGTGGACGATCCGTGGGGCCATGTGCCCAACACCTACCCCGTGGGCTGCACCATCAAGGGTATCGTGACCAACATCACCGACTTCGGCCTCTTTGTTGAAGTGGAAGAAGGTATTGAAGGCCTGGTGCACGTGTCTGAGCTTTCCAGCAAGAAAGTGAAGACCCCCGCCGAGATCTACAAGGAAGGCCAGGAAATCCAGGCCAAGGTCATCCATGTCAGCGCTGAAGAGCGCCGTCTGGGCCTGTCCATCAAGCAGATCAAGGACGAAGAAGAACGCCGCAAGCCCAAGGAATTCCATTCCGGCCCGCAAGAAGCCGGTCAGAGCCTGGGCGACCTGCTCAAGCAGAAGTTTGAAGAAAGCGAAAACAGCTAG